A window of Oceanispirochaeta sp. contains these coding sequences:
- a CDS encoding pseudouridine-5'-phosphate glycosidase has product MNQSYLDVKEEVAQAIAEGKPVLALESTIISHGMPYPANVETALKVEEIVRQAGVIPATIAIIGGRLKAGLSVDEIEYFGLKGTAIPKASRRDLPYLVSTGSDGATTVASTMIIAALANIPIFATGGIGGVHRGAETSFDISADLQELAHTKVAVICAGAKSILDIPLTLEYLETQGVPVLGYRTEELPAFYTQRSGYKVDYAMESAESIASLMKAKWNMGLQGGIVIANPIPKEYSMNPEVINNVIEKALKDMASLGIKGKKSTPYLLSRIAELSEGSSLHSNVELVFNNVRLASEISQCYYSTP; this is encoded by the coding sequence ATGAATCAAAGCTATCTTGATGTAAAAGAAGAAGTGGCTCAGGCCATTGCGGAAGGAAAACCGGTTCTGGCTTTGGAGTCGACCATCATTTCCCATGGGATGCCCTACCCCGCAAATGTAGAGACCGCCTTGAAGGTCGAAGAAATCGTCCGCCAGGCAGGTGTTATTCCTGCGACTATCGCTATCATAGGCGGCCGATTAAAGGCTGGACTATCAGTGGATGAAATTGAGTATTTTGGGTTAAAAGGAACAGCAATTCCCAAGGCCAGCCGAAGGGATCTGCCTTACCTGGTCTCGACCGGCTCGGATGGAGCAACCACAGTGGCCTCGACCATGATCATAGCTGCCCTGGCCAATATACCCATATTTGCTACCGGAGGGATCGGCGGTGTCCATAGAGGAGCAGAAACCAGTTTTGATATTTCTGCAGATTTGCAGGAACTGGCTCATACAAAGGTTGCTGTAATCTGTGCCGGCGCTAAATCGATTCTGGATATCCCTTTGACTTTGGAATATCTGGAAACCCAGGGAGTTCCTGTCCTGGGTTACAGAACAGAAGAGTTACCGGCCTTTTATACACAAAGGAGCGGGTACAAGGTAGACTATGCCATGGAATCGGCGGAATCTATTGCTTCTTTAATGAAGGCCAAATGGAATATGGGACTACAGGGCGGGATTGTTATAGCGAATCCGATCCCTAAGGAGTATTCCATGAATCCCGAAGTCATCAATAATGTGATTGAGAAAGCCCTGAAAGATATGGCAAGTCTGGGAATCAAGGGAAAGAAATCAACCCCCTATCTTCTCTCCAGGATTGCTGAGCTTTCGGAAGGTAGCAGCC
- a CDS encoding M20 family metallopeptidase yields the protein MKKRIDSLLPEALIIQDQLIEWRRHFHQHPETGLEVAETASYIRKILKNLDIPILENTPGHTVIGMLKGLDSQNPLGLRADMDALEIPENTGLPYASLRENTMHACGHDAHMAMLLGAAVLLAQWGGDLPQDTYFIFQPGEEDPGGALPIMNSGVLKPLKGIFGIHMDPIQPCGTGGINSDKAMASTDCFHIELTGIGGHAALPHQSVDPIAIAAQVINSLQFIVSRLLDPVEPAVLTLGSIKGGYRPNVIPDSVSISGTFRTFSESIRKQIQEEIRKTLEMYCTRYGATFSLDIIPGYPPVINTPEMCDFVLETSAYAGTALEIRELEKPRMAGEDFSYYLQEIPGAFYWLGCRNEETLCSFPLHHSRFNLDENALPLGTAMHCLCALNFPRALTRLAVSHE from the coding sequence ATGAAAAAACGAATAGATTCCCTACTTCCTGAGGCTCTAATAATACAAGATCAACTGATAGAATGGCGGCGTCATTTCCATCAGCATCCTGAAACTGGATTGGAAGTCGCTGAAACGGCTTCATATATCAGAAAGATTCTGAAGAATCTTGATATTCCAATTCTTGAAAACACACCCGGGCATACGGTCATCGGAATGCTGAAGGGTTTAGATTCTCAGAACCCCCTTGGATTGAGAGCCGACATGGATGCTTTGGAAATACCTGAAAATACAGGTCTGCCCTATGCCTCCCTCAGAGAGAACACCATGCATGCCTGTGGACATGATGCCCATATGGCCATGCTTCTCGGTGCAGCGGTCCTCCTGGCGCAGTGGGGGGGCGATCTGCCCCAGGATACTTATTTTATTTTCCAACCCGGAGAAGAAGATCCCGGCGGGGCTCTTCCTATCATGAACTCTGGAGTCCTCAAACCCCTGAAGGGAATATTCGGAATACACATGGATCCAATTCAACCCTGCGGAACGGGGGGCATCAATAGTGATAAGGCCATGGCATCTACCGATTGCTTTCATATTGAACTCACTGGAATAGGAGGGCATGCCGCTCTCCCTCATCAGTCAGTGGACCCCATCGCCATAGCTGCCCAGGTCATCAATTCTCTCCAGTTTATCGTCAGCCGTCTTCTTGACCCTGTAGAGCCAGCGGTGCTGACTCTCGGCAGCATTAAGGGAGGATACAGGCCGAATGTGATCCCCGACTCGGTATCCATCTCCGGGACCTTCAGAACATTCTCGGAATCCATCCGGAAACAGATTCAGGAAGAGATCAGAAAAACACTGGAAATGTACTGCACCCGGTATGGAGCCACATTCTCTCTGGATATAATACCCGGCTATCCACCAGTTATTAATACTCCCGAAATGTGCGATTTTGTTCTTGAAACTTCCGCTTATGCAGGAACAGCCCTGGAGATACGGGAATTGGAGAAACCCAGAATGGCCGGTGAGGACTTCAGCTACTATCTCCAGGAGATTCCGGGGGCCTTCTATTGGTTAGGCTGCAGAAATGAAGAGACCCTCTGTTCGTTTCCCCTTCACCACTCACGTTTCAATCTGGATGAAAACGCTCTTCCTTTGGGGACTGCCATGCACTGCCTGTGTGCTCTGAACTTCCCCCGGGCCCTCACTCGTTTGGCGGTTTCCCATGAATAA
- a CDS encoding carbohydrate kinase family protein: MNKVQSFFSEIQGRISLMEKTVLFIGGFNQDIQTVPSFRAVQGDSVPGHISITTGGVARNIAENCSRLGLNSSLFSLYGDDSSGAVILKETAKSGVNTEHCLCIEGEQSCRYSAFIDEKGEMLYGVNEMSLMNKMTPALMESKKEILEHSDVLVLDANLPEETLGYLNRLYSGKTLFIDPVSAAKIGKLKGNMGSSCVIKPNVIEAEKYAGLRILVEDDYYRAMNAFLSDGISQVYLSAGSQGIYYSDGQNKGKMGAVPLRINSVTGAGDAASAALVLSVILKLNMIESAFLANLAAGSSLLCSQSINSELSLSYLLNLCKEYQYESKLS, encoded by the coding sequence ATGAATAAAGTCCAATCCTTCTTTTCTGAGATTCAAGGCAGAATCTCTTTGATGGAAAAAACGGTTCTCTTTATAGGCGGCTTCAATCAGGATATTCAGACGGTACCATCATTCAGGGCTGTTCAGGGAGACTCCGTTCCGGGGCATATCAGCATCACAACAGGAGGAGTTGCCAGAAACATAGCCGAGAACTGCAGCCGCCTCGGTTTAAACAGCTCTTTGTTCAGCCTCTATGGAGATGACAGTTCCGGTGCAGTCATCCTGAAGGAGACTGCCAAGTCGGGAGTGAACACGGAACATTGCCTTTGTATTGAAGGAGAGCAAAGCTGCCGCTATTCTGCCTTCATCGATGAAAAAGGGGAAATGCTCTACGGAGTCAATGAAATGTCACTGATGAATAAAATGACTCCTGCCCTGATGGAATCAAAAAAAGAGATTCTTGAACATTCTGACGTTCTGGTTCTTGACGCCAATCTTCCTGAAGAAACACTAGGGTATTTGAATCGTTTATATTCAGGGAAAACATTATTTATCGATCCTGTTTCGGCGGCCAAAATCGGAAAATTAAAAGGGAATATGGGTTCTTCCTGTGTCATCAAACCCAATGTCATTGAGGCCGAAAAATATGCTGGTCTGAGGATTCTGGTAGAAGATGACTATTACAGGGCCATGAATGCCTTCCTGTCAGATGGTATATCACAGGTCTATCTATCAGCTGGTTCTCAGGGAATTTATTATTCAGATGGACAGAACAAAGGAAAAATGGGAGCGGTTCCCCTTCGAATCAATTCTGTTACCGGGGCAGGAGATGCAGCTTCGGCGGCCCTTGTTCTCTCTGTGATATTAAAGCTGAATATGATAGAATCTGCCTTCCTGGCAAATTTGGCTGCCGGTTCTTCTCTGCTCTGTTCCCAGTCGATCAACAGTGAATTATCTCTTTCCTATCTATTAAATCTCTGTAAGGAGTATCAATATGAATCAAAGCTATCTTGA